From the Daucus carota subsp. sativus chromosome 8, DH1 v3.0, whole genome shotgun sequence genome, one window contains:
- the LOC108198294 gene encoding F-box protein At5g03100-like — translation MARRTKKARCKEEEDRISKLPDELIHQIMRFLDVRLVVQTSILSKRWKLLWTTLPFLNFNSYDKYYYPNKLAFYNTLKRVFADRNHEHQILQLDLHPPHGLTARKLQKYVKYATSHHVERMNIRSYRYCSLSTFDSSSLRELKLTTNFETSKVMELDCWSLPSLNTLSLKSYSHTKSCQLPILCLTCLPGLTTLVLNRCVLPDSFSLPNLKTLCLESCNLPEKVWDFPALLTLQLSNVHFPVDFSEYILALVSLRDLAIDFGNIDIGCNCEISSSQLVNLKIRAVLNDANAIKGEIVVWAPKLCNFSAVGFFWTTLKGCDELKRVNIKFWDRTMYPSKRTPSWVLKLHRDLFETMFSELGSAEILSVDLVILQALSEISEILDQLYSPFYNMKYLRLPRGCEESYISRSVRRYLLGRSPSATIVKT, via the exons ATGGCTAGGCGGACGAAGAAGGCTAGAtgtaaagaagaagaagatcgaATCAGCAAATTGCCCGATGAACTCATTCATCAAATAATGCGTTTCTTAGATGTACGATTAGTAGTTCAAACCAGCATTCTCTCGAAACGATGGAAGCTTCTCTGGACTACTCTCCCTTTTCTCAATTTCAATAGCTACGACAAATATTATTACCCTAACAAATTGGCCTTTTACAACACTCTCAAGAGAGTCTTCGCTGATCGAAACCATGAACATCAAATCCTGCAGCTCGATCTCCATCCTCCTCATGGCCTCACTGCACGGAAGCTGCAAAAGTACGTTAAATACGCCACTTCACACCACGTCGAACGAATGAATATTAGATCATATCGCTATTGTTCGTTATCTACTTTCGATTCGAGCTCGTTACGCGAACTTAAGCTTACGACGAATTTTGAAACTTCTAAGGTCATGGAATtagattgttggagtttacCTAGCTTAAACACTCTAAGTTTAAAATCATACAGTCATACGAAGAGTTGTCAGTTACCGATACTCTGTTTGACGTGTTTGCCTGGCTTGACGACTCTTGTTCTTAACCGATGTGTGTTGCCTGATTCTTTCAGTTTGCCTAATTTGAAGACGTTATGTCTAGAGTCATGTAATTTACCCGAAAAGGTGTGGGATTTTCCAGCTTTATTAACTCTGCAGCTTAGTAATGTGCATTTTCCTGTGGACTTTAGTGAATACATCCTTGCACTTGTCAGTCTACGGGATCTGGCAATAGATTTTGGTAATATTGATATAGGATGTAATTGTGAAATATCAAGCTCCCAGCTGGTGAATCTGAAAATCAGGGCCGTCTTGAATGATGCCAATGCAATTAAGGGGGAAATTGTGGTGTGGGCGCCGAAGCTCTGTAATTTTAGTGCTGTAGGGTTCTTTTGGACAACATTGAAAGGCTGTGATGAGTTGAAGAgagtaaatatcaaattttgggATCGAACTATGTACCCAAGCAAAAGGACGCCGTCATGGGTGTTGAAACTACATAGAGACCTGTTTGAGACGATGTTTTCAGAACTGGGAAGTGCTGAGATTCTTAGTGTCGACTTGGTGATCCTTCAG GCATTATCTGAAATCTCAGAGATTCTTGACCAATTGTATTCTCCATTCTATAACATGAAGTATTTGAGGCTACCACGTGGATGCGAGGAATCCTATATATCTCGTTCTGTGAGACGATACTTGCTCGGCCGCTCTCCAAGTGCTACCATTGTTAAAACATAG